A part of Criblamydia sequanensis CRIB-18 genomic DNA contains:
- the recA gene encoding recombinase RecA, whose amino-acid sequence MSQPQSERRKALDLAVSHIKKQFGEGAIMSLGHRQSMRGVEVVPTGSLALDVALGIGGVPRGRIVEIYGPESSGKTTLAIHIVANAQKAGGLVAYIDAEHALDPSYAAKIGVNLDDLMISQPDCGEEALNIAEMLARSNAVDVIIIDSVAALVPKSELEGEIGDNFVGLQARMMSQALRKLTATLSRSNTCAVFINQIREKIGVMYGNPETTTGGRALKFYSSVRLDIRRTGSIKSADNREIGNRVKVKVAKNKMAPPFTVAEFDILFDEGISRTGSAIDLAVDYGIVDKKGAWFAYGNEKLGQGREAARDVLKGNPKMLEEIEAKIMEKIKVKGSPVEAEEQVLPQPVSPKGRKEPAMAGA is encoded by the coding sequence ATGAGTCAGCCGCAATCTGAAAGACGGAAAGCGCTAGATCTTGCCGTCAGCCATATCAAAAAACAATTTGGAGAGGGTGCGATTATGTCCCTCGGACACAGGCAGTCGATGCGTGGTGTGGAAGTCGTGCCAACCGGTTCTTTAGCTCTCGATGTGGCTTTAGGAATCGGCGGTGTTCCACGTGGACGTATTGTTGAAATCTATGGTCCTGAGTCTTCCGGTAAAACAACTCTTGCTATTCATATTGTAGCTAATGCTCAAAAAGCGGGAGGCCTTGTTGCTTATATTGATGCCGAACATGCTCTTGACCCGTCTTACGCTGCAAAAATCGGCGTAAATTTAGATGATTTGATGATTTCTCAGCCGGACTGCGGAGAAGAAGCTCTTAATATCGCAGAAATGCTGGCAAGATCAAATGCTGTAGATGTTATTATTATAGACTCTGTAGCAGCTCTAGTCCCAAAATCTGAATTGGAAGGCGAGATAGGCGATAATTTTGTTGGCCTTCAAGCCCGTATGATGTCTCAAGCTCTTAGAAAACTAACGGCGACCCTATCAAGAAGTAATACTTGCGCTGTGTTTATCAACCAAATTCGTGAAAAAATTGGCGTCATGTATGGCAACCCTGAGACTACAACAGGTGGAAGAGCCCTTAAATTTTACTCGTCCGTTCGATTGGACATAAGAAGAACAGGTTCTATAAAGAGCGCCGATAATAGAGAAATTGGGAATAGAGTTAAGGTAAAAGTGGCTAAAAATAAGATGGCTCCTCCTTTTACAGTAGCTGAGTTTGATATTCTTTTTGATGAGGGTATTTCCCGTACAGGAAGTGCTATTGATTTGGCAGTTGATTATGGCATCGTTGATAAAAAAGGCGCTTGGTTTGCTTATGGCAATGAAAAACTTGGACAAGGCCGAGAAGCTGCGCGGGATGTTCTAAAAGGAAATCCCAAGATGCTTGAAGAAATTGAAGCCAAAATTATGGAAAAGATAAAAGTTAAAGGCTCGCCTGTAGAGGCTGAAGAGCAAGTTCTTCCTCAGCCGGTTTCTCCAAAAGGTCGAAAAGAACCTGCGATGGCAGGCGCTTAA